From Candidatus Hinthialibacter antarcticus, a single genomic window includes:
- the rpsK gene encoding 30S ribosomal protein S11 — translation MARGRGAGRGKKKVKKNVPRGIAHIQATFNNTIVTITDMEGNAISWATSGNTGFKGSRKSTPYAAQITAQEAADRAKEHGLESVEVRVKGPGSGREAAIRALQIAGLKIRLIKDVTPIPHNGCRPPQRRRV, via the coding sequence ATGGCTCGAGGACGAGGAGCCGGTCGCGGTAAGAAAAAAGTTAAAAAGAACGTCCCGCGCGGTATTGCTCACATCCAGGCGACGTTCAATAACACCATTGTCACGATTACTGACATGGAAGGCAACGCAATTTCATGGGCCACCTCCGGCAACACCGGATTCAAAGGCTCAAGAAAAAGTACGCCCTATGCAGCACAAATTACGGCGCAAGAAGCCGCAGACCGTGCAAAAGAACATGGACTCGAGTCAGTTGAAGTTCGCGTCAAAGGCCCCGGTTCCGGCCGTGAAGCCGCCATTCGCGCACTTCAAATCGCTGGGTTAAAAATCCGATTGATTAAGGACGTAACGCCGATTCCACACAACGGTTGCCGTCCGCCCCAACGACGTCGTGTC
- the rpsM gene encoding 30S ribosomal protein S13, which produces MARISGVDLPRDKRVLIGLTYIFGIGPATSEIILQKAAVDLSTRVRDLTEDEVGRITGVIQQDYTVEGDLRREINMNIKRLMDIGCYRGLRHRRGLPCRGQRTRTNSRTRKGPKRTIGVNKKK; this is translated from the coding sequence GTGGCTCGTATAAGCGGCGTCGACCTACCCCGTGATAAACGTGTTTTGATCGGTTTGACCTATATCTTCGGTATCGGTCCGGCAACATCCGAAATCATTCTTCAGAAAGCGGCTGTGGATCTCAGCACCCGCGTACGCGACCTGACAGAAGATGAAGTCGGTCGAATCACTGGAGTCATTCAACAAGATTATACCGTCGAGGGTGACCTCCGTCGGGAAATCAATATGAACATCAAGCGTCTGATGGACATTGGCTGCTATCGCGGCTTGCGCCATCGTCGCGGCTTGCCATGCCGCGGTCAACGTACGCGAACCAATTCGCGTACGCGAAAAGGCCCCAAGCGCACCATCGGCGTTAACAAGAAGAAATAA
- the rpmJ gene encoding 50S ribosomal protein L36: protein MKVKASVKPICEHCKVIRRRGVVRVICKNPRHKQRQG from the coding sequence ATGAAAGTAAAGGCATCTGTAAAACCCATTTGTGAACATTGCAAGGTCATCCGCCGACGAGGCGTTGTGCGTGTGATCTGTAAAAATCCGCGCCATAAGCAGCGCCAAGGGTAA
- the infA gene encoding translation initiation factor IF-1 produces MAKKNVIEVKGKIVETLPNAMFRVELENGHKVLAHISGKMRMHYIRILPGDTVTVELSPYDLSRGRITYRQA; encoded by the coding sequence ATGGCGAAAAAAAACGTAATCGAAGTCAAAGGGAAAATCGTCGAAACATTGCCAAATGCGATGTTTCGGGTTGAATTAGAAAACGGTCATAAGGTTCTTGCGCATATTTCCGGCAAAATGCGTATGCACTATATTCGTATCCTGCCGGGAGACACCGTAACGGTTGAGCTGTCGCCGTACGATCTCAGCCGAGGACGCATTACATATCGACAGGCTTGA
- the map gene encoding type I methionyl aminopeptidase, whose product MITLKSPLEIQKLQESADLVSEVHNRVHGLIEPGIPTIEIDQFAEKTIKGLGARPAFKGYRGFPYSVCASVNEQVVHGFPSDRKLKDGDILSLDIGVHYQGFVGDVARTYPVGKISEEADLLLRRSYHSLREAGKQVVAGKRVGDISHTVESIGRKYGYGVVRDFVGHAVGREMHEDPQIPNYGKAGSGPRIKIGMVICIEPMFNLGGWEVQVLSDRWTVVTKDRSLSVHVEDMIAVTPDGPKVLSSAVGRIYPENLDAEIETAPVSQA is encoded by the coding sequence ATGATTACTTTAAAGTCGCCTTTGGAAATCCAAAAACTGCAAGAAAGCGCAGATTTGGTATCCGAAGTCCACAACCGGGTTCATGGCTTGATCGAACCGGGAATACCAACCATCGAGATTGACCAGTTTGCAGAGAAGACAATTAAAGGTTTAGGGGCTAGGCCCGCCTTTAAAGGGTATCGAGGCTTTCCTTATTCAGTTTGCGCTTCCGTGAATGAACAAGTGGTTCATGGCTTCCCGTCGGATCGAAAACTAAAAGATGGCGACATTCTGAGTTTGGACATTGGCGTTCACTATCAGGGCTTTGTCGGAGACGTTGCCCGAACCTATCCGGTCGGAAAGATTTCAGAAGAAGCCGACCTGTTGCTGCGGCGTTCGTATCACTCGCTGCGGGAGGCAGGAAAGCAAGTCGTTGCAGGGAAACGAGTCGGCGACATTTCGCACACAGTCGAGTCAATTGGCAGGAAGTACGGCTACGGCGTTGTGCGTGATTTCGTTGGCCACGCAGTCGGACGCGAGATGCACGAAGACCCTCAAATTCCAAATTATGGAAAAGCAGGGTCTGGCCCTCGCATCAAAATTGGCATGGTGATTTGCATTGAGCCGATGTTTAACTTAGGCGGTTGGGAAGTACAAGTTTTATCTGACCGCTGGACAGTGGTGACCAAAGATCGAAGCCTGTCAGTTCACGTCGAAGATATGATTGCCGTGACGCCGGACGGGCCTAAAGTATTGTCCTCTGCGGTAGGGCGTATATACCCGGAGAACTTGGATGCAGAAATAGAGACAGCGCCAGTCTCGCAGGCATAA
- the secY gene encoding preprotein translocase subunit SecY, giving the protein MMDAFYNIFRIPDLRKRVFFTLAVLAILQIGKYVPVPGINPLVLNDSVGSGGDLFSLVNLFAGGAFSQASIFSLGIMPYISASIILQLLTVSSPYLEELSKKGEEGRKKINQYTRYLTVGITAFQAFLISFSLENAAYWGPIVYDPGWIFRILCMFSMTAGVIVIMWMGELITERGIGNGISLIIFANIVAVFPAAISQAAQLLSIGDSSFTAFDALISFAVFVIVVAGVVIVQFGQRRVPIKRGRQVRGGRMFGGQANAYLPLRINTAGVIPVIFAAAILMLPSFFVNFATPLQNSESFSWILDGALWIQTLMTPGTFWYSILYVALIIFFCYFYTAITFNPKDVAENLQKSGSTIPGYSHGKRTEEYLTKILNRITLAGAVFLASVAVLPDLMARFLQIPGSVAYMLGGTSIIIVVGVALDTVNQIENHLRVRNYDGFRKRGRVRGRSGM; this is encoded by the coding sequence ATGATGGACGCCTTTTATAACATCTTTCGGATTCCCGATCTTCGCAAACGCGTATTCTTCACGCTTGCGGTTCTCGCGATTTTGCAAATCGGCAAATATGTCCCGGTTCCAGGAATCAACCCGCTTGTGTTGAATGATTCGGTGGGCTCCGGAGGCGACCTCTTTAGTTTGGTCAATTTATTTGCCGGGGGCGCTTTCTCACAAGCATCCATCTTCTCGTTAGGCATTATGCCTTACATTAGCGCTTCGATTATTCTTCAACTTTTAACGGTTTCTTCACCTTACTTGGAAGAACTTTCCAAAAAAGGCGAGGAAGGCCGAAAGAAAATTAACCAGTACACACGCTACCTGACGGTCGGCATCACGGCCTTTCAAGCGTTCTTGATTTCATTCTCGCTTGAAAACGCTGCTTATTGGGGCCCGATTGTTTATGATCCAGGCTGGATATTCCGTATTCTTTGCATGTTCTCTATGACAGCTGGCGTCATTGTCATCATGTGGATGGGTGAACTTATCACGGAGCGGGGAATCGGCAACGGCATCTCGCTGATTATCTTCGCGAACATTGTAGCCGTTTTCCCAGCAGCAATTAGTCAAGCAGCCCAGCTGTTATCTATCGGCGACTCTAGTTTCACGGCATTTGATGCGTTGATTTCATTCGCCGTGTTTGTCATCGTTGTAGCCGGGGTTGTGATTGTTCAGTTTGGACAGCGGCGGGTTCCAATTAAGCGCGGGCGCCAAGTCCGCGGCGGGCGAATGTTTGGTGGGCAAGCAAACGCCTACTTACCTTTACGGATTAACACCGCAGGCGTTATTCCAGTCATTTTTGCAGCCGCCATTCTGATGTTGCCATCGTTCTTTGTGAACTTTGCAACGCCTTTACAAAATTCTGAAAGCTTCTCTTGGATTTTAGACGGCGCTCTTTGGATTCAAACTTTAATGACGCCTGGCACGTTCTGGTATTCAATTCTATATGTTGCGCTCATTATCTTCTTCTGCTACTTCTACACGGCGATTACATTTAACCCGAAAGATGTCGCGGAGAATTTACAAAAGAGCGGCTCTACGATCCCTGGATACAGTCATGGAAAGCGTACCGAAGAATATCTAACAAAAATCCTTAATCGAATCACATTAGCGGGCGCTGTGTTTCTCGCCAGCGTGGCAGTTTTACCAGATTTAATGGCGCGTTTTCTCCAAATTCCTGGTAGCGTAGCCTATATGCTTGGCGGAACATCAATCATAATCGTGGTTGGCGTTGCGTTAGATACCGTCAATCAGATTGAAAACCATCTTCGAGTTCGCAACTACGATGGTTTCCGCAAGCGCGGACGCGTCCGAGGCCGTTCCGGTATGTAA
- the rplO gene encoding 50S ribosomal protein L15: MFIGELQTPPRKKRKRVGRGPGSGSGKTAGRGENGQKSRSGYKSRPWFEGGQMPLQRRVPKRGFFSRNKKHFQLVKIEGLAKFSDGQTVNAEALKEAGLIKKTDRLIKILGDGDLKAKLIVQADAFTKSAMEKIAQAGGEAVVRTSENAQ, encoded by the coding sequence ATGTTTATCGGTGAACTTCAAACGCCGCCCCGTAAAAAAAGAAAACGCGTTGGTCGCGGCCCTGGCTCCGGCAGCGGAAAAACGGCTGGTCGTGGTGAAAACGGTCAAAAGTCGCGTTCCGGTTATAAAAGTCGTCCTTGGTTTGAGGGCGGTCAAATGCCGTTACAGCGTCGGGTTCCGAAACGTGGGTTCTTCTCACGGAACAAAAAGCACTTTCAATTAGTCAAGATCGAAGGTCTGGCTAAATTTAGCGACGGTCAAACGGTGAATGCAGAAGCGCTCAAAGAAGCGGGTCTGATTAAAAAAACCGACCGTTTGATTAAGATTCTCGGCGACGGCGACTTGAAAGCCAAGTTGATCGTCCAGGCGGATGCTTTCACAAAATCCGCGATGGAGAAAATCGCCCAAGCGGGCGGCGAAGCGGTCGTGCGCACGAGCGAAAACGCTCAGTAA
- the rpmD gene encoding 50S ribosomal protein L30 translates to MAKKLEITQIRSTTSRVPKHKATIKALGLSRPNKTVVHEDSPQIRGMIRCVDFMVSVREIEE, encoded by the coding sequence ATGGCAAAGAAATTAGAAATCACCCAAATTCGTAGCACCACAAGCCGCGTTCCTAAGCACAAAGCCACAATTAAGGCGCTTGGATTGAGTCGGCCCAACAAAACAGTTGTTCATGAAGATTCGCCTCAAATTCGAGGCATGATCCGCTGCGTTGATTTTATGGTCAGCGTTCGCGAAATCGAAGAATAA